The following is a genomic window from Verrucomicrobiia bacterium.
AACCAAAAAAAGCCGGAATAGAACACCAAAGCGCCGCGCAAGCGGCGCAGGGCAGCTGCCTCTTTGAAGGCAGCCAACCCAATAGAACTGAAGGGAAGGTGGCGCCTCCCCTTCACATGCCGCCCAAATCCCGCGAACCCAAAGCCCTAAGACCCAAGGGCAGCCAAAAGGGTCAAAAGGAAAGGCAAAAGGGGCGGAGCGTACGCTCCGCCCCTCCCTTCCCTTAAATAATCGTCTTTAAATGGAGGTGACGAGCGGACGAATCACTAATCTCTGATCTCTAATCTCCGTCTTTCTTGTCCCCTCTCCTTGTAGGAGAGGGTCAGGGAGAGGTTGCGTTTTCCCCTGCAAAATCCCCCCGATTTTGCAGGAATAAAAATATAGAGAAGGGGATTTTTTTTATTTTTTTACAAAATCACAACCAAAACGGTGTCGTTTTTGAAGATTTAAGATTCTTACCGGAAATCTTCCATCAGCTTTTCCAGCTCTTTTGAGCCGGGGCAGAGGGAGGAAAAGGGGAGCTTGACGAGGGGGGTTTCGGAAGTGCCAATCATTTCGTGCATTTCGCCCACGGACTCGTCCAGATACAAAAGGCCGGTGGGGATGACGCCTTTGGCTTGGTGCTCCTGCAGGTAGGTGAAAACCTTGGCGCGGTCGGTGGGGTCGTAGCCATCGGGAACCGACGAGAAGCGCACCAGCGAGCCATCGTGCATCGGAACCACGGTTTCGCCATTTTCGCCAACATGGGCGGAAATTTCTTTTGCAGGCGGGACGAAATCGGCCTGGGCGACCTGCTGTTCGTGCTTGCGGGTGTACAAATAGCTTTTGGTGGAGCCCTCGTGGTCGTTGAAGGTGACGCAGGGAGAAATCACGTCCACCAACGCCAGCCCGCGGTGCTTCAATCCGGCTTTTAAAATCGGGACCAACTGTTGTTTGTCGCCGGAAAAGGAACGGGCGACGAAGGTGGCGCCGATGGAAAGCCCGAGCATCACCGGGTCGATGGGGGCCATCAAGTTCACTTCCCCTTTTTTCAGCTTGGAGCCGACATCGGCTGACGCCGAAAACTGCCCCTTGGTCAGGCCATAAACGCCGTTGTTTTCGATGACGTAGAGCATCCTAAGGTTTCTGCGGATGGCGTGGCACATCTGCCCCAGGCCGATGGAGAGGGAGTCGCCATCGCCGGAGATGCCGATATAGTAGAGTTCGCGGTTGGCGGCGTTGGCACCGGTGGCGACGGCGGGCATTCTACCATGGACGGAGTTGAAGCCGTGGGCGCCGGAGGCGAAGTAAGTCGGCGTCTTCGAGGAGCAGCCGATGCCGCTCATTTTGGCAATCAAGTGCGGCTTTAGGGAAAGCTCCCAGAGGGCGCGAATCAAGGCGGCGGTGATGGAATCGTGCCCGCAGCCGGCGCACAACGTGGACATGGCGCCTTCGTAGTCGCGAATGGTCATCCCCAACTCGTTTTGCTGGAGGGAGGGATGGGCGGCTATCGGTTTGGTTATCGAGGGCATTAGTTCATCATCCTTCAGCTCCACTTAGTGCTTTTGGCAATCCTTCGGGCAGCAGTTCGCGAACAGTTTTGCCATCCAGTTTGCCGAGAGCTTTCAAGAGGCCGTCCACGACTTGTTTTGCACTTAAAGGAAAGCCGCCGTAGAAAAGCAGGGATTTCAGCTTCTGCTTGGGGACGCTCGTTTCCACGGCAATCAAGGATTTCAACTGGTGGTCGCGGTTCTGTTCGACAATATAGTTCACTTCGTGGTCGTTCAAGAATTTTTCCACCGCGCCGTCGAAGGGGAAACCGCGAATACGCATGTAGTCGGCCTCGATTTTACGGGTGGAGAGGATATCCAGCGCCTCGCGCACGGCGGCGTCGCAGCCCCCCAGCGTAACGAGGGAGAGCTTGGCTTTTTTCTTCCGCTCAATTATCGGGGGTGGGATGAACTTGGCGGCGGCCTTGTGCTTTTCCAACAACCGGTCGAGCACGTCCTGATACTCCTCCGGCAGTTCGGTGTAACCCCCCAGGCGGTTGTGGCCGGAGCCGCGGGCCAGATAAGCCCCCTTTTCCGAAAAACCGGGCAGGGTGCGGGGGGTGACGAAATTTTCGTCCCAGTCGGAATAGCGGTGGAAACTTTTTATTTTTTCCAGCTCCTCCGGCGAGAGCACGCGGCCGCGGTCGGGCTTATAGCCGTCGTCCCATTTCAACTCCGGCACCACCCAGTCGTTCATGCCGATGTCCAAATCGCTCATCAAAATCACGGGGGTCTGGAATTTTTCCGCCAAATCGAATGCTTTTACGGCGAACTCGAAGCACTCGGCGGGGTCGGATGGAAAGAGCAAAATATGCTTGGTATCGCCGTGGGAGGCGTAGGCGGCGAGCATCAAATCGGCCTGCTGGGTGCGGGTGGGCATTCCAGTGGAGGGGCCGACGCGCTGGACATCCACCAAGACGGCGGGGACTTCGGCATAGTAGGCCAGCCCCAGAAACTCGTTCATCAAGGAGAGACCCGGACCGGCGGTCGAGGTGAAGGCCCGGGCGCCGGCCCAGCCGGCGCCGATGACCATGCCGATGGCGGCCAGTTCATCCTCGGCCTGCAAAATCGCAAAATTGTTTTTTCCTGTTTTGTCTTTTCGATAGCGGTTGCAGAAGCCCATGAACGCTTCCATTACGGAGGTCGCGGGCGTGATGGGATACCAGGCGGCCACCGTCGCTCCCGCGTAGAGCGCACCCAAAGCGGTGGCGGTGTTGCCGTCGATTAGAACTTTGCCGCCGTTGGCGTCCATCCGCTGCACACGGATAGGAAGCGGGGTTTCCAGATTTTTTTTGGCGAAGTCGAAGCCCAACTGCAGGGCCTTGTGATTGGAGTCCAAGAGGGCTTTTTTTTTGCCGAAAGTTTCCTGCAGCAACTCCTCCACCACTCCCATTTCGATATCCAGAAGGGCTATCAAACTGCCGGTGTAAGCAATATTTTTCATCAAAATCCGCTCGCGGGGTTCCTTGAAATTTTGAATACAAAGCTGGGCGTAGGGGACGCCTAAAAAGGTGACATCATCCCGGTGGAGCCGCTTGTCCAAGGGCCAACTTGAATCGTAGAGCACCCAGCCGCCGGGGCGGACTTCGCGGATATCGCGGCTATAGGTCTGGGCGTTCATCGCCACCATCAAATCGTATTCCAAGGCGCGGGAGGTATGGCCTTCTTTGTTCACGCGGATTTCGTACCAGGTCGGAAGCCCCTGAATGTTGGAGGGGAACAAATTTTTGCCGGAGACCGGAATTCCCATCCGGAAGATGGCCTGCATCAAAAGCCCGTTGGCGGAGGCGGAGCCGGTGCCGTTGACATTGGCCAGCTTGAAGGCGAAATCGTTTATACGGGAATCGGCTCGCTGGTCCATTTCAGAGTTCCGGCATAGGGTAAAATGACTTCCGATTTCTGCATATCCCAGGCGGCGGTGGGGCAGCGCTCCGCGCACAACCCGCAGTGGACGCATATGTCTTCATCCTTCACCATCACCCGTTTGGTCTGGGGCAAATCCTCCGACACAAACAAGGCCTGCTCCGGGTTGGCAAAAGGGGCGGAGAGGCGGGATTTTATTTCCTCCTCGGTGCCGTTGGGGGTGATGGTCAAACACTGCACGGGGCAGACGTCGATGCAGGCGTCGCACTCGATGCAGCGGGGGGCTTCGAAAACGGTCTGGATGTCGCAGTTCAAACAGCGTTCCACTTCGCGGGCGGTCTGCTCCGCCGAGAATCCCAACTCCACCTCGATGGAAAGCTCGCTGAAGCGCTTTTTCAAATCGACGTGGCTCATCTTCTGCCGATGGACGGGGTTGAAGTCGTTGGAGTAGCTCCACTCGGAGAGCCCCATTTTCTGGCTGATCAAATTCAAGCCGCGCGGCGGCCGCTGGGTTACCGGCTGGCCGTGGACGAACTGGTGGATGGAGATGGCGGCCTCGTGGCCGTGGGCGACGGCCCAGATGATGTTTTTGGGGCCCCAGGCGGCGTCGCCGCCGAAAAAGACGCCGGGGCGGGAGGACATAAAGGTTTTCTCATCCACCACCGGCAGGTCGTATTTGCCAAATTCAATGCCGATGTTGCGCTCAATCCAGGGGAAGGCGGTTTCCTGCCCGATGGCCAGGATTACGTCGTCGGCCGGGAGAAAGACGGTGTCGACTACTTTGGAATTTTTGGCTTCAGCATCCCATTCGAGCCGCTCGAACTCCATCCCGACCAGTTTGCCGTTTTCCACCACAAAGCGTTTGGGGGCATGGTTGATGACGATTTCAATTCCTTCCTCCTCGGCGTCCTCCAGCTCCCACGGGGAGGCCTTGAAGAATTGGCGGGGGCGGCGGGCCATCACCTTAATATCCATTCCGCCCAAGCGCCGCGAAGAACGGCAGCAGTCCATCGCCGTGTTGCCGACGCCGATGATTAAGACCTTTTCTCCGATTTTGTCAATATGTCCGAAGGCAATCGATTCGAGCCAGTCGATGCCGATGTGGATGTTGGCGGCGGCTTCCTGTCTGCCGGGGAGCTCCAAATCCTTGCCGCGCGGCGCTCCGCTGCCGACGAAAACGGCGTCGAAATTCTGTTCCAACAACGCTTTCATGCTGGTCACCGGCGAGTTGTAGCGGATATCAACCCCCATATCCAGAATGGCGGCGCATTCTTCCACCAGCACTTTTTCCGGCAGGCGGAAGGAGGGGATGTTGGTGCGCATCAAGCCGCCGGGTTTGTCGTGCTTTTCAAACAGCACCACTTCGTAACCGAGTGGCATCAAATCGTTGGCCACGGTCAGCGAAGCCGGGCCGGCGCCAATCAAAGCGACCCGTTTGCCGTTTTTCTTTTTGGGGGCTTTGGGGAGCAGGTGGCCGATTTCCCCTTTCAGGTCGGCGGCGACACGTTTCAAGCGGCAAATCGCCACCGGTTTGTCGTTTTCCAGCCTTCCTCTTCGGCAGGCGGGTTCGCAGGGGCGGTCGCAGGTTCTTCCCAGAATGCCGGGGAAGACGTTGGATTCCCGGTTCAGCATATAGCTGTCCGTGTAGCGCCCCTGGGCAATCAGCCGGATGTATTCCGGCACGTTGGTATGGGCCGGGCAGGCCCACTGGCAATCAACGACTTTGTGGTAATAGTCCGGATTTTTGGTATCGGTTGGTTTCATTCGACTATCTATAACTGCTGCCGGTTCTTTTCCATCCCTTCTCTTAACAACAGGAATGATGGGAAAGTGCCGGTCCTGGGGGCGGAGTTAAGTATCCGCTTTTTCCTGAAAGGCCTCCATCCTACAATTTTCAAGATAATCGAAACGGCTTCCATATTCAAGCCGAAGCGGATGACGACCTACAATCCCCATTTAGATGGGTCGGCCAACTGCTTATCGGGCTTGAGGTTTTCCCTTAATATTTTCAGACCTTCCCGGTGGGGATCCGGGTACTAATTAATTTTCCGAGCCAATGTAGGTAAACAGCATGGGAAATAGAGGTCGTGTTGGCAAGAGGGGCGAAAGATGCTATACTTTATATCATGGGCAGGCGACTTCAGTGCACGATAGGCACGGTCGTGATTCTCGGCTTCATTTTGAACGGTTGCAACAGCAAACGGCCGACCGGCCCCGAAAGGAATGTGCCCTCTGCGGTGACGAACTTATCTGCTGACTCGCCGACGGACACGAGCCTACGGCTGACTTGGACAGCCCCCGGAGACGACGGGATGACGGGAACTGCATCGCGGTATGATATTCGATTCTCTAAGAGTGTTAGTGCGACTTGGGAAGTGATGGCGCAGGTCATCGGAGAGCCAACGCCGAAAGCTGCAGGACAAACGGAGAGTTTTACCGTTGGCGGACTTTCTCCGACTACGACCTATTATTTCCTGCTCAAGACAGCAGACGAAGTGCCGAACTGGTCGGGACTTTCCAATAAGGCGGTCGGAATGACAAGTGCAAATCCGACCATCGCATTTAACCCGACATCAGTGACTTTCACCGACACGATTGGGACGTCGAGCCCGGCGGCCAAGACCGTGGATGTCACCAACGGCGGTGGTGGGTCGTTGACCGGGTTAGCGGTGGGTTCCATCACGTATGGTGCCGGAGCGAGCGGGTGGCTATCGGCCGGTTTGAGCGGCACGAGTGCGCCGACTACGTTGACGCTAACGGCAAGTCTTTCAGGGTTGTCGGCCGGGGGCTACACGGCGACCGTCCCGGTCACCTCTGGCGTGGCATCAAACAGTCCGCAGACGGTAAGCGTCACCTTTCAGGTTGTGGACCAATCGCCGACCATCGCATTTAACCCGACATCAGTGACTTTCACCGACACGATTGGGACAGCGAACCCGGCGGCCAAGATCGTGAATGTCACCAACGGCGGTGGCGGGTCGTTGACCGGGCTGACGGTCGGCACCATTAGCTACGGTGCCGGAGCGAGCGAGTGGCTGACGGCGGTGCTGAGCGGCACGACAGCACCGACGACACTTACGTTGATGTCAAACCTTTCAGGGCTGTCGGCTGGTAGCTATACGGCGACCGTCCCGGTCACGTCCGGCGTGGCATCGAATAGTCCGCAGATGATAAGTGTCAGTTTCAAGGTGGAGACAGCTCCGACGATTCAAGGTCGAGTTGTTGGCTTGAAACCGTCAGGATTTGTTGACCCAACCGGTCTCCGATTCTTCGTCCGTGCAGGCGCAACTGTAGATTCCGTCGATGTTCAAGGCGGCCAGTTCTCACTTTCAACTGAACTGCTGCGATTTGACTCCGTGGAATTATACCTAGACGCAAAGGATCCAAGTTTAAGAGAATTCCATCCGAGCTATATCAAAACGAGTAGCGCTGAAGTTATGAATCTCGTGGGACAAATGCGCCTCAATTTTGTCTTGGTCCCATACCAGTGGCTAGTAACAAACGGCATTCACGCAGGTAGTAACGTCGCCACAACCATGAGTGAAGCTTTCCAGAAAGACCCGATCAACCCAGAGCCGATAAACGTTGAACCCTTTTATCTGAGGGAACAGAGTGTTGTTCGCCTTGATCGTCCACTTAAGACCGCGTTCGATAGAGAGAAATCTAACATGCCGATCACAACCACAGACTCTGTTGCCTTCTGGACAAGCATCGACAGTTTACACGCTTACCTTGGGATGGGAGCCCTTTTCGCGCCAGCCAACATTGATGAACTGCCTTCCAGTGCTCGTGGAGTTAGAATCATCGTGGACACGACCGGATGCCGGGCCTGCGCCAGCCCCAATGTGGCGGTGGACAGAATCATAGGTGGGCAATTCGAAGTGAATTCAGTGCAAGTCTTCGCAAATCCTCGTATCATTATGCACGAGGCGATTCATGTTTTTGGATTCGGTCACACATGTTTGTGGCATACCATCATGATCAGACTTGGGTGTTCCTCATTCCCGACTCCGTATAGCTCCACTACGCCCACACCGATTGATGTCGCATACATTTGGATTATGTATTTAATCCGAGACTTTCAAATTGAAGAGAATTTTCCTTATGGAATCCTTGAGGCGAAGAATGGTGAAGAGATGGTGTCCCGGCTCCGATAGCGCAGGGGGCACCTACACTGCTTATCGTCCGCAGTTCATATACAATATGTTATTGCGGAGGAGGGGAAATCGTAAATGAAGCAGACGCTTGAGGGTTACATCGATGAGTATAACCAGCTAAGGGCAGAGATCCGAATGTATTTGGAGCATGGCACAAAGAGCCTGCAGATTGCAATGGTTCTGAGCGTAGCTGCGATGACCTTTGGTCATCAATACAAATTTCCGTGGCTACTTATCCTTTCCTCCCTGATTGTTTTGTACCTTTGGTATGACGAGATCCGGCATCTTCGCGCGGTCAAGAGAACGGCGGCATACTTGGAAGTTTTCGTCGAGCAAAAAGTTCCCGGTCTAAATTGGGAGACGTACAGTGCCGACCATCCGTTTGATAAAAGTTTTGTGAATCGGGCCATTGCGGCTGCGCCTTTCCCCACTTTGGTGGTTGTACAAGCGCTATACGGCTTCCATCTGGCAGGTTGGCCACTCTGGCTAGGTATAACGGGCATCGCCATCTTTACGGGCTATTTTTCTAGACTGTCGTATCTCACGGCTAAGTATGGCCGAGAGGAGGAGCGACAACACTGGGAAGAGGTTTTACGAAAGCGTACCTCGGACTAGCAAGAAAAATTACCAATGCCTGTGAAAGCACGGCTGGTACGGCCG
Proteins encoded in this region:
- a CDS encoding fibronectin type III domain-containing protein, with product MGRRLQCTIGTVVILGFILNGCNSKRPTGPERNVPSAVTNLSADSPTDTSLRLTWTAPGDDGMTGTASRYDIRFSKSVSATWEVMAQVIGEPTPKAAGQTESFTVGGLSPTTTYYFLLKTADEVPNWSGLSNKAVGMTSANPTIAFNPTSVTFTDTIGTSSPAAKTVDVTNGGGGSLTGLAVGSITYGAGASGWLSAGLSGTSAPTTLTLTASLSGLSAGGYTATVPVTSGVASNSPQTVSVTFQVVDQSPTIAFNPTSVTFTDTIGTANPAAKIVNVTNGGGGSLTGLTVGTISYGAGASEWLTAVLSGTTAPTTLTLMSNLSGLSAGSYTATVPVTSGVASNSPQMISVSFKVETAPTIQGRVVGLKPSGFVDPTGLRFFVRAGATVDSVDVQGGQFSLSTELLRFDSVELYLDAKDPSLREFHPSYIKTSSAEVMNLVGQMRLNFVLVPYQWLVTNGIHAGSNVATTMSEAFQKDPINPEPINVEPFYLREQSVVRLDRPLKTAFDREKSNMPITTTDSVAFWTSIDSLHAYLGMGALFAPANIDELPSSARGVRIIVDTTGCRACASPNVAVDRIIGGQFEVNSVQVFANPRIIMHEAIHVFGFGHTCLWHTIMIRLGCSSFPTPYSSTTPTPIDVAYIWIMYLIRDFQIEENFPYGILEAKNGEEMVSRLR
- a CDS encoding FAD-dependent oxidoreductase, with amino-acid sequence MKPTDTKNPDYYHKVVDCQWACPAHTNVPEYIRLIAQGRYTDSYMLNRESNVFPGILGRTCDRPCEPACRRGRLENDKPVAICRLKRVAADLKGEIGHLLPKAPKKKNGKRVALIGAGPASLTVANDLMPLGYEVVLFEKHDKPGGLMRTNIPSFRLPEKVLVEECAAILDMGVDIRYNSPVTSMKALLEQNFDAVFVGSGAPRGKDLELPGRQEAAANIHIGIDWLESIAFGHIDKIGEKVLIIGVGNTAMDCCRSSRRLGGMDIKVMARRPRQFFKASPWELEDAEEEGIEIVINHAPKRFVVENGKLVGMEFERLEWDAEAKNSKVVDTVFLPADDVILAIGQETAFPWIERNIGIEFGKYDLPVVDEKTFMSSRPGVFFGGDAAWGPKNIIWAVAHGHEAAISIHQFVHGQPVTQRPPRGLNLISQKMGLSEWSYSNDFNPVHRQKMSHVDLKKRFSELSIEVELGFSAEQTAREVERCLNCDIQTVFEAPRCIECDACIDVCPVQCLTITPNGTEEEIKSRLSAPFANPEQALFVSEDLPQTKRVMVKDEDICVHCGLCAERCPTAAWDMQKSEVILPYAGTLKWTSEPIPV
- a CDS encoding 2-oxoacid:acceptor oxidoreductase subunit alpha, producing MDQRADSRINDFAFKLANVNGTGSASANGLLMQAIFRMGIPVSGKNLFPSNIQGLPTWYEIRVNKEGHTSRALEYDLMVAMNAQTYSRDIREVRPGGWVLYDSSWPLDKRLHRDDVTFLGVPYAQLCIQNFKEPRERILMKNIAYTGSLIALLDIEMGVVEELLQETFGKKKALLDSNHKALQLGFDFAKKNLETPLPIRVQRMDANGGKVLIDGNTATALGALYAGATVAAWYPITPATSVMEAFMGFCNRYRKDKTGKNNFAILQAEDELAAIGMVIGAGWAGARAFTSTAGPGLSLMNEFLGLAYYAEVPAVLVDVQRVGPSTGMPTRTQQADLMLAAYASHGDTKHILLFPSDPAECFEFAVKAFDLAEKFQTPVILMSDLDIGMNDWVVPELKWDDGYKPDRGRVLSPEELEKIKSFHRYSDWDENFVTPRTLPGFSEKGAYLARGSGHNRLGGYTELPEEYQDVLDRLLEKHKAAAKFIPPPIIERKKKAKLSLVTLGGCDAAVREALDILSTRKIEADYMRIRGFPFDGAVEKFLNDHEVNYIVEQNRDHQLKSLIAVETSVPKQKLKSLLFYGGFPLSAKQVVDGLLKALGKLDGKTVRELLPEGLPKALSGAEG
- a CDS encoding 2-oxoacid:ferredoxin oxidoreductase subunit beta encodes the protein MPSITKPIAAHPSLQQNELGMTIRDYEGAMSTLCAGCGHDSITAALIRALWELSLKPHLIAKMSGIGCSSKTPTYFASGAHGFNSVHGRMPAVATGANAANRELYYIGISGDGDSLSIGLGQMCHAIRRNLRMLYVIENNGVYGLTKGQFSASADVGSKLKKGEVNLMAPIDPVMLGLSIGATFVARSFSGDKQQLVPILKAGLKHRGLALVDVISPCVTFNDHEGSTKSYLYTRKHEQQVAQADFVPPAKEISAHVGENGETVVPMHDGSLVRFSSVPDGYDPTDRAKVFTYLQEHQAKGVIPTGLLYLDESVGEMHEMIGTSETPLVKLPFSSLCPGSKELEKLMEDFR